The following are from one region of the bacterium genome:
- the rplL gene encoding 50S ribosomal protein L7/L12 produces MANIPELIETVKNMTVLELNDFVKALQDEFGVSAMAMAAPVAMPGAGGAAAAEEAEEKTAFDVILTGAGDKKIQVIKVVRELTTLGLKEAKELVDSAPKPIKEGVAKEEAEAMKSKLEAEGATVEIK; encoded by the coding sequence ATGGCTAACATACCTGAGCTTATTGAGACAGTAAAAAATATGACGGTTCTCGAGCTGAACGATTTCGTGAAGGCTCTGCAGGATGAATTCGGCGTATCCGCCATGGCGATGGCTGCTCCTGTGGCCATGCCGGGTGCTGGCGGAGCTGCAGCCGCTGAAGAGGCTGAAGAGAAGACAGCATTTGACGTCATTCTCACAGGTGCCGGTGACAAGAAGATCCAGGTTATCAAGGTCGTCCGCGAGCTTACAACTCTGGGTCTGAAGGAAGCGAAGGAACTCGTAGACTCCGCTCCCAAGCCGATCAAAGAGGGCGTTGCCAAGGAAGAAGCCGAGGCCATGAAGAGCAAGCTCGAGGCCGAGGGTGCAACTGTAGAGATAAAGTAA
- the rpoB gene encoding DNA-directed RNA polymerase subunit beta, with protein MREIQHRTKRTPEAIELPNLVEIQLDSYKWFLREGLRELFHSFSPIHDFTGNLSLELLDYSLGDPKYTVEECRYRDMTTFEAPIKARVRLTAAEKEVIESEVYLGDLPLMTEKGTFVINGAERVVVSQLARSPGVYFKDTLDYSGRVLYFATIIPSPGAWIDIETDANDVITVHVAQTKKFPLTTFLRALNLFEPACPKSEMLPAYEAIGRTLAADKVNKETGEVLFEAGAVVDEKMAKKLHSLHSESVEVGTKGHNSGSTTEILDIFSIKETITDVSADMVRGFRPTKDIKDPKTDKILVKAGEKIGDDAAKKIEKFALKHLEVYIPNRYIDATLDQDPAHDMDEALIDIYHRIRPGDPATRDSATSLMNSYFFDTRRYDLARVGRYKLNKKLGLNLPEHVRAVTREDIIKIIQYIIGLSEAGSLVAHLNTANLAKRLPELEEAVKADAKSASKEDKALGGRVSQFKRHLETLKHIKLGDMITEDDLKEMRRMLDLIPNGNRLISDTPAELYSETAIRLVACSTDDIDHLENKRVRSVGELLQDQLRMGFLRMEKVAKERMTSLDPENVIPQVILSVKPISASIRSFFQSSQLSQFMDQTNPLAELTHKRRLSALGPGGLSRQSAKLEVRDVHHSHYGRICPIETPEGPNIGLIGSMAIHAKIDEYGFLRSPYRIVKNGKVTNDLVYLSADEESQEYIAPANTPLDQETGEITAATVVVRHENTYPQVAANKVTYMDVSPMQIMSVATAMIPFLENDDANRALMGSNMQRQAVPLLRGDAPIVRTGIEGRAARDSGAVIINKRDGIVRYSTAEKILVEAEDGTIDEYHLINLLRSNQGTCITQKPIVKPGKRVRAGEVIADGPCTDGGELALGQNILVAFMPWNGYNYEDAVLLSQRLVKDDIFTSIHIEKYETEARDTKLGPEEITRDIPNVGEDVLKDLDSNGIIRIGAEVRPEDILVGKVAPKGQGELTAEERLIIAIFGKKAEETRDVSLRVPHGETGTVVDVKVFSRFKYKCSRCEAVFDYSKKPERMLCERCDGELVREPGDELPAGVNQLVRCYIAQKRKVMEGDKMAGRHGNKGVISKIQPEENMPFLPNGKPVDIVLNPLGVPSRMNIGQILETHQGLVGKHLGCKYKNPIFQGATETEIVTDLQVLAWKLRIGVLRDYAKELGIEAEVVSEKQVDSVVRHILGRLPEITSGDLGAEVQQIIDLYNKGVESIRQHIKTFDLAELETLSIKLAGPVAADDPLSLREALSERLRRENEARIAASGPDDEEDSELEMGSESEPEEELSELVIPYVGNKAPKGYDYEALISAIEDNVQKRMGLNENTGKSALYDGLTGQKFSQDVTVGYIYMLKLAHLVEDKIHARSTGPYSLVTQQPLGGKAQFGGQRFGEMEVWALEAYGAAYTLQEILTIKSDDVQGRVKTYESIVKGDNILEPGVPESFKILVNELQSLGLKVSVEDDRDRVIDLKDTEDELSEGHEGGVISAKRRKKVLELREDLNG; from the coding sequence ATGAGAGAAATTCAGCACAGGACCAAGCGTACCCCTGAGGCGATTGAACTGCCGAACTTGGTCGAGATTCAGCTCGACTCCTACAAATGGTTTCTTCGGGAAGGGCTGAGAGAGCTGTTTCATAGTTTTTCACCCATACATGACTTCACGGGCAATCTGTCCCTGGAACTGTTAGACTACTCCCTTGGTGACCCGAAATACACTGTAGAAGAGTGCCGTTATCGGGACATGACCACTTTTGAAGCTCCGATCAAAGCGCGTGTTCGCTTGACGGCGGCGGAGAAGGAGGTTATCGAGAGCGAAGTATATCTCGGTGATCTTCCGTTAATGACCGAAAAGGGCACTTTCGTTATAAACGGCGCTGAGCGTGTTGTCGTCAGCCAGCTTGCACGTTCACCCGGCGTATATTTCAAGGACACTCTTGACTATTCCGGACGAGTGCTCTACTTTGCCACGATAATTCCCAGCCCAGGCGCTTGGATCGACATCGAGACTGATGCAAACGATGTCATTACTGTGCATGTTGCCCAGACAAAGAAGTTCCCTCTGACGACTTTCCTGCGGGCTTTGAACCTGTTTGAGCCGGCGTGTCCCAAGTCGGAGATGCTGCCCGCGTATGAGGCGATAGGTAGAACTTTGGCTGCCGACAAGGTCAACAAGGAGACCGGTGAGGTTCTCTTTGAGGCCGGCGCTGTCGTCGATGAGAAGATGGCCAAAAAGCTCCACTCTCTGCATTCAGAGAGTGTTGAGGTTGGGACCAAGGGTCATAACAGCGGCTCCACGACTGAAATCCTGGACATTTTCAGTATCAAGGAGACGATCACCGATGTAAGCGCAGACATGGTCCGTGGTTTTCGTCCAACAAAGGACATCAAGGACCCGAAGACGGACAAAATACTTGTCAAGGCGGGCGAAAAGATCGGTGATGATGCAGCCAAGAAGATTGAAAAATTCGCTCTAAAGCATCTTGAGGTCTACATTCCGAACCGCTATATCGATGCAACGCTCGATCAGGATCCGGCTCATGACATGGACGAAGCCTTGATCGACATATATCACAGGATCAGACCTGGTGACCCGGCGACTCGCGACTCGGCGACCAGCCTGATGAACTCGTATTTCTTCGATACACGTCGATATGACCTTGCGCGGGTAGGGCGCTACAAACTCAACAAGAAGCTGGGTTTGAACCTGCCTGAGCATGTCAGAGCGGTCACCCGCGAAGATATAATCAAGATCATACAATACATAATCGGCCTTTCCGAGGCAGGTTCACTGGTAGCGCATCTCAACACTGCGAACCTTGCAAAGCGCCTGCCTGAGCTTGAGGAGGCCGTCAAGGCCGATGCCAAGTCGGCATCCAAAGAGGACAAAGCTCTCGGCGGACGTGTTTCCCAGTTCAAGAGACATCTTGAAACGCTGAAACACATCAAGCTCGGAGATATGATAACCGAGGACGATCTCAAGGAGATGAGGCGAATGCTCGACCTTATCCCCAACGGTAACCGTCTGATCTCCGACACTCCAGCGGAGCTTTACTCCGAGACGGCGATAAGACTTGTGGCCTGTTCGACTGACGATATCGACCACTTGGAAAACAAGCGTGTCCGCTCAGTCGGTGAACTTCTTCAGGATCAGCTCAGAATGGGCTTTTTGAGGATGGAGAAGGTCGCCAAGGAGAGGATGACGAGCCTGGACCCTGAGAACGTGATCCCGCAGGTCATCCTGTCGGTCAAGCCGATATCGGCAAGCATAAGGAGCTTCTTCCAGTCAAGCCAGCTCTCGCAGTTTATGGACCAGACCAACCCTCTGGCCGAGCTTACGCACAAGCGCAGGCTTTCGGCTCTGGGTCCCGGCGGTCTATCCAGACAGAGCGCCAAGCTCGAGGTCCGAGATGTCCACCACTCGCACTATGGCCGAATCTGTCCGATTGAGACCCCTGAAGGTCCGAACATCGGTCTGATCGGTTCTATGGCGATTCACGCTAAGATAGACGAATATGGTTTCTTGCGCAGTCCTTATCGCATCGTAAAGAACGGTAAAGTCACGAATGACCTGGTCTATCTTTCTGCGGACGAGGAGAGCCAGGAGTATATCGCTCCGGCCAACACTCCTTTGGATCAGGAGACTGGTGAGATCACTGCTGCAACGGTTGTAGTGCGGCATGAGAACACATATCCGCAGGTCGCCGCGAACAAAGTGACCTATATGGACGTCTCTCCGATGCAGATCATGTCGGTAGCGACGGCGATGATCCCATTCCTTGAGAACGATGACGCAAACCGCGCTCTGATGGGCTCGAACATGCAGCGTCAGGCTGTGCCGCTGTTGCGTGGTGATGCTCCCATCGTGCGAACGGGTATAGAGGGGCGTGCAGCTCGTGACTCGGGCGCCGTCATTATAAATAAGAGAGACGGCATTGTCCGATATTCGACCGCCGAGAAGATTCTGGTCGAGGCCGAGGACGGCACGATAGATGAATATCATCTCATAAACCTCCTGCGCTCGAATCAGGGCACATGTATCACGCAAAAGCCTATAGTCAAGCCCGGCAAGCGGGTTCGCGCGGGCGAAGTGATTGCTGATGGACCATGCACAGACGGCGGCGAGTTGGCGCTAGGCCAGAACATTCTGGTTGCGTTTATGCCGTGGAACGGTTACAACTACGAAGACGCCGTTTTACTTAGCCAGAGGCTGGTTAAGGACGACATTTTTACCTCGATCCATATAGAGAAGTATGAGACCGAGGCTCGCGATACCAAGCTTGGTCCTGAAGAGATCACCCGTGACATTCCGAATGTCGGCGAAGATGTGTTGAAGGATTTGGACTCCAACGGCATCATCCGCATAGGAGCCGAGGTAAGGCCTGAAGACATTTTGGTCGGCAAGGTTGCTCCCAAAGGTCAAGGCGAGTTGACGGCGGAAGAGAGACTGATTATCGCGATCTTCGGTAAGAAAGCCGAGGAGACCCGCGACGTATCGCTGAGAGTTCCTCACGGCGAGACCGGCACGGTTGTCGACGTCAAGGTCTTCAGCCGGTTCAAGTATAAGTGCAGCCGGTGCGAGGCTGTCTTCGATTATAGTAAGAAACCTGAGCGCATGCTCTGCGAAAGATGCGATGGCGAACTGGTCCGTGAGCCTGGCGACGAACTTCCGGCGGGCGTAAACCAGCTTGTCAGGTGTTATATCGCCCAGAAGCGCAAGGTTATGGAAGGCGACAAAATGGCAGGCCGCCATGGCAACAAGGGTGTCATTTCAAAGATACAGCCCGAGGAAAACATGCCATTCCTGCCGAACGGCAAGCCTGTCGATATAGTGCTTAATCCTCTCGGGGTTCCGAGCCGAATGAACATTGGTCAGATTTTGGAGACTCACCAGGGTCTGGTAGGTAAGCACCTTGGCTGCAAGTATAAGAACCCGATTTTCCAGGGTGCAACTGAGACCGAGATAGTGACTGATCTCCAGGTGTTGGCCTGGAAACTCAGGATTGGCGTTCTGAGGGACTATGCCAAGGAACTCGGTATCGAGGCCGAGGTTGTCAGTGAGAAGCAAGTCGACTCGGTGGTCAGGCATATACTCGGCAGACTGCCCGAGATAACTTCTGGTGATTTGGGTGCCGAGGTCCAGCAAATTATCGATTTGTATAATAAGGGTGTTGAAAGTATCAGACAGCACATCAAAACATTTGACCTGGCCGAGCTTGAGACTCTTAGTATCAAGCTGGCAGGACCTGTTGCCGCGGACGATCCGCTGTCGCTGCGGGAGGCTCTTTCTGAGAGGCTCCGACGCGAAAACGAGGCTCGAATTGCTGCAAGCGGACCTGATGATGAAGAAGATTCAGAGTTAGAGATGGGGTCAGAGTCTGAGCCGGAAGAGGAACTGTCCGAGTTGGTGATTCCCTATGTAGGAAATAAAGCTCCAAAGGGCTATGACTATGAGGCATTGATTTCTGCAATTGAGGATAACGTCCAGAAGCGCATGGGTCTCAATGAGAACACCGGCAAGAGCGCGCTTTACGACGGTCTCACCGGCCAGAAGTTCAGCCAGGATGTCACGGTCGGTTACATATACATGTTGAAATTGGCGCACCTTGTCGAGGACAAGATACACGCCCGGTCCACCGGACCATACTCTTTGGTCACTCAGCAGCCATTGGGCGGAAAGGCTCAGTTCGGTGGTCAGAGGTTCGGAGAGATGGA